A window from Solanum stenotomum isolate F172 chromosome 7, ASM1918654v1, whole genome shotgun sequence encodes these proteins:
- the LOC125870013 gene encoding transcription factor SRM1-like — protein sequence MSTDRTCNSSFWTREEDKIFENILAIYFDDNNLFMKMEEALPGKSVDQIKDHYSILLEDIDAIDSGRAPLPNYPELQSNANQNTKADVKWRRGTPWTEEEHRSFLQGIDIYGKGDWKSISRHCVKTRTSMQVATHAQKYFKRVEANKKGNRRTRAKPSVLDITGVDAEFSGNSQVPFAVDMIGPACEGSQAVPDTSTESMCHRESTNAEQVTAVVGGELSGENAFVNVDASSGTSGHSIPRIGSELEALLSHPMDEDNDFNLIFDVGMAPTSDAGIAPTAQIGMSGYAAAGEAPAQLPPFSPSSYFGDGVWRSLDTRR from the exons ATGAGCACCGATCGGACCTGCAATAGCTCCTTCTGGACTAGGGAGGAGGATAAAATCTTTGAGAATATCCTAGCGATATACTTTGACGATAACAATCTATTCATGAAGATGGAAGAAGCACTTCCCGGAAAATCAGTTGATCAGATCAAGGATCACTACAGTATACTCTTAGAAGATATTGATGCCATTGATTCAGGACGCGCTCCATTACCTAATTATCCAGAACTGCAAAGCAATGCCAACCAAAATACGAAAGCAGATGTTAAATGGCGAAGAGGGACTCCTTGGACAGAAGAGGAACACAG GTCATTTCTCCAGGGCATAGATATATATGGAAAAGGTGACTGGAAAAGTATATCTAGGCACTGCGTGAAAACAAGAACCTCAATGCAAGTGGCTACCCATGCCCAGAAGTATTTCAAGCGTGTTGAAGCAAACAAGAAAGGGAACAGAAGAACAAGAGCAAAACCAAGTGTTCTTGATATCACTGGTGTGGATGCTGAATTCAGTGGTAATTCCCAAGTTCCATTCGCTGTGGACATGATTGGACCTGCTTGCGAGGGATCACAAGCAGTGCCGGACACTAGCACTGAGAGCATGTGTCATCGAGAAAGCACCAATGCTGAGCAGGTGACAGCAGTAGTCGGAGGAGAGCTCTCAGGTGAAAATGCTTTTGTGAATGTTGATGCTAGCAGTGGAACTTCAGGTCATTCTATCCCAAGAATTGGGAGTGAACTTGAAGCATTACTTAGTCACCCCATGGACGAAGACAAtgatttcaatttgatttttgatgtCGGGATGGCACCAACTTCTGATGCTGGGATAGCACCAACTGCTCAAATCGGAATGTCCGGTTATGCAGCTGCAGGGGAGGCTCCAGCTCAGTTACCTCCCTTTTCCCCCTCATCTTACTTTGGTGATGGAGTATGGCGCAGTTTAGACACTCGCCGTTGA
- the LOC125870014 gene encoding transcription factor SRM1-like, protein MSTDRTCNSTFWTREEDKIFENILAIYFNDNNLLMKMEEALPGKTVDEIKDHYNILLEDIDAIDSRGAPLPNNPEMQSNANQNTKADVEWRRGTRWIGTQVGFLSFLRGIDIYGKGDWRSISRPRTAMQVAIHAQKYFKRIEANKKRNRRARAKPSVLDITGMDAEFGGTSQVPITVDMIGPACEGSQAVPDTSTESMCHRESTNAEQMTAIVRGELSGENAFVNVDACSETSGHSIPRIGSELEALLSHPMDKDNDIDLIFDVGMAPTSDAGIAPTAQTRMSGYAAAGEAPAQLPPFSPSSYFGDGVWRSLDTRR, encoded by the exons atgagcaCCGATCGGACATGCAATAGCACCTTCTGGACTAGGGAGGAGGACAAAATCTTTGAGAATATCCTAGCGATATACTTTAACGATAACAATCTACTCATGAAGATGGAAGAAGCACTTCCTGGAAAAACAGTTGATGAGATCAAGGATCACTATAATATACTCTTAGAAGATATCGATGCCATCGATTCTAGAGGTGCTCCATTACCTAATAATCCAGAAATGCAAAGCAATGCCAACCAAAATACGAAAGCAGATGTTGAATGGCGAAGAGGGACTCGTTGGATAGGAACACAGGTTGGTTTCCT GTCATTTCTCCGGGGCATAGATATATATGGAAAAGGTGACTGGAGAAGTATATCTAGGCCAAGAACCGCAATGCAAGTGGCTATCCATGCCCAGAAGTATTTCAAGCGCATTGAAGCCAACAAGAAAAGGAACAGAAGAGCAAGAGCAAAACCAAGTGTTCTTGATATAACTGGCATGGATGCTGAATTCGGTGGTACTTCCCAAGTTCCAATCACTGTGGACATGATTGGACCTGCTTGCGAGGGATCACAAGCAGTGCCGGACACTAGCACTGAGAGCATGTGTCATCGAGAAAGCACCAATGCTGAGCAGATGACAGCAATAGTCCGAGGAGAGCTCTCAGGCGAAAATGCTTTTGTGAATGTTGATGCTTGCAGTGAAACTTCGGGTCATTCTATCCCTAGAATTGGGAGTGAACTTGAAGCATTACTCAGTCACCCCATGGACAAAGACAATGATATCGATTTGATTTTTGATGTTGGGATGGCACCAACTTCTGATGCTGGGATAGCACCAACTGCTCAGACCAGAATGTCCGGTTATGCAGCTGCAGGGGAGGCTCCAGCTCAGTTACCTCCTTTTTCCCCCTCATCTTACTTTGGTGATGGAGTATGGCGCAGTTTAGACACTCGTCGTTGA